Proteins found in one Neomonachus schauinslandi chromosome 1, ASM220157v2, whole genome shotgun sequence genomic segment:
- the ZBTB7A gene encoding zinc finger and BTB domain-containing protein 7A codes for MAGGVDGPIGIPFPDHSSDILSGLNEQRTQGLLCDVVILVEGREFPTHRSVLAACSQYFKKLFTSGAVVDQQNVYEIDFVSAEALTALMDFAYTATLTVSTANVGDILSAARLLEIPAVSHVCADLLDRQILAADAGADAGQLDLVDQTDQRNLLRAKEYLEFFQSNPMNSLPPAAAAAAAAFPWSAFGASDDDLDATKEAVAAAVAAVATGDCNGLDFYGPGPPADRPSAGDGDEGDSNPGLWPERDEDAPAGGLFPPPVAPPATATQNGHYGRGGEEEAASLSEAAPEPGDSPGFLSGAAEDGDGDGPDVDGLAASTLLQQMMSSVGRAGAAAAAGDSDDESRADDKGVVDYYLKYFSGAHDGDVYPAWSQKVEKKIRAKAFQKCPICEKVIQGAGKLPRHIRTHTGEKPYECNICKVRFTRQDKLKVHMRKHTGEKPYLCQQCGAAFAHNYDLKNHMRVHTGLRPYQCDSCCKTFVRSDHLHRHLKKDGCNGVPSRRGRKPRVRGGGLGGPDPSPGATAPPGAPAPAGSPDARRNGQEKH; via the exons ATGGCCGGCGGCGTGGATGGCCCCATCGGGATCCCGTTCCCTGACCACAGCAGCGACATCCTGAGCGGACTCAACGAGCAGCGGACGCAGGGCCTGCTGTGCGACGTGGTGATCCTGGTGGAGGGCCGAGAGTTCCCCACTCACCGCTCCGTGCTGGCCGCCTGCAGCCAGTACTTCAAGAAGCTGTTCACGTCGGGCGCCGTGGTGGACCAGCAGAACGTGTACGAGATCGACTTCGTCAGCGCCGAGGCGCTCACGGCCCTCATGGACTTCGCCTACACGGCCACGCTCACCGTCAGCACGGCCAACGTGGGCGACATCCTCAGCGCCGCCCGCCTGCTCGAGATCCCCGCCGTGAGCCATGTCTGCGCCGACCTCCTCGACCGGCAGATCCTGGCGGCTGACGCGGGCGCCGACGCCGGGCAGCTGGACCTCGTAGATCAGACCGACCAGCGGAACCTCCTCCGGGCCAAGGAGTACCTCGAGTTCTTCCAGAGCAACCCCATGAACAGCCTGccccctgccgccgccgccgccgccgccgccttccCCTGGTCTGCCTTCGGCGCGTCCGATGACGACCTGGATGCCACCAAGGAGGCCGTGGCCGCGGCCGTGGCCGCCGTGGCCACCGGCGACTGCAACGGCTTGGACTTCTACGGGCCGGGACCGCCGGCCGATCGGCCCTCGGctggggatggggatgagggCGACAGCAACCCAGGTCTGTGGCCAGAGCGGGACGAGGACGCCCCAGCCGGGGGCCTCTTCCCGCCCCCTGTGGCCCCACCGGCCACCGCCACGCAGAATGGCCACTACggccggggcggggaggaggaggcggcCTCGCTGTCGGAGGCAGCCCCCGAGCCGGGCGACTCTCCGGGCTTCCTGTCGGGTGCGGCCGAGGACGGGGACGGGGACGGGCCCGACGTGGACGGGCTGGCGGCCAGCACGCTGCTGCAGCAGATGATGTCATCAGtgggccgggcgggggcggcggcggcggcgggggacAGCGACGACGAGTCGCGGGCGGACGACAAGGGCGTCGTGGACTACTACCTGAAGTACTTCAGCGGCGCCCACGATGGGGATGTTTACCCGGCCTGGTCGCAGAAGGTGGAAAAGAAGATCCGGGCCAAGGCCTTCCAGAAGTGCCCCATCTGCGAGAAGGTCATCCAGGGCGCCGGCAAGCTGCCGCGGCACATCCGGACCCACACCGGGGAGAAGCCCTATGAGTGCAACATCTGCAAGGTCCGCTTCACCAG GCAGGACAAGCTCAAGGTGCACATGAGGAagcacacgggcgagaagccaTATCTTTGCCAGCAGTGCGGGGCGGCCTTCGCGCACAACTACGACCTGAAGAACCACATGCGCGTGCACACGGGCCTGCGCCCCTATCAGTGTGACAGCTGCTGCAAGACCTTCGTCCGCTCCGACCACCTGCACAGACACCTCAAGAAGGACGGCTGCAACGGCGTCCCCTCGCGCCGCGGCCGCAAGCCCCGCGTGCGGGGCGGGGGGCTCGGGGGGCCCGACCCCTCCCCGGGGGCCACCGCCCCGCCCGGCGCCCCGGCCCCGGCCGGCTCCCCCGACGCCCGGCGCAACGGCCAGGAGAAGCAC